A single genomic interval of Spirosoma taeanense harbors:
- a CDS encoding methyltransferase domain-containing protein, producing the protein MASTWLDFWQKENEFDDSMVANYAYFLARVEKYIPLSANQKVLDIGSGPGNLEDAWHDRVAEIHGLDVSKRYNEIARAKHVAHPNVFFHDLSADDYLNFSPVADQRFDVIIVMSVVQYYRNSAEVEQLLNNIKQVAEPGAKALICDLIVEENIIKDILSIIGKSFRQGQLLSMVRLLFRLRFSDYHTVRKENGFLVVPEREWLAICQRLKLNARFLSEPITMQEERRNLLIQF; encoded by the coding sequence ATGGCATCCACCTGGCTTGACTTCTGGCAGAAAGAGAATGAGTTTGACGACTCGATGGTAGCAAACTACGCTTATTTTCTGGCCCGGGTCGAGAAATACATTCCGTTATCGGCCAATCAGAAGGTGCTCGACATTGGCTCCGGACCGGGCAATCTGGAAGATGCTTGGCACGACCGCGTGGCCGAAATCCACGGGCTGGATGTTTCAAAACGGTATAACGAGATTGCCCGAGCTAAGCATGTGGCGCACCCCAATGTGTTCTTTCACGATTTGTCTGCGGACGATTATCTAAACTTCAGTCCGGTTGCTGACCAGCGGTTCGACGTTATTATCGTAATGAGCGTGGTGCAGTATTACCGTAATTCGGCAGAGGTCGAGCAATTACTAAATAACATTAAACAAGTAGCCGAGCCCGGTGCCAAAGCGCTGATCTGCGACCTGATTGTGGAGGAGAATATCATTAAAGACATTCTGAGCATTATCGGCAAGTCGTTCCGGCAGGGGCAGTTGCTGTCGATGGTGCGGTTGCTGTTCCGGTTACGGTTTTCGGATTATCACACCGTCCGGAAAGAAAACGGGTTTCTGGTCGTACCGGAACGGGAATGGCTCGCCATTTGCCAGCGGCTGAAATTGAATGCCCGGTTTTTATCGGAGCCAATCACCATGCAGGAAGAGC
- a CDS encoding glycosyltransferase family 87 protein: MSAFPGQSIFSNYRFVFGVYALATLFASIKLTILFSSNNYSIFYYSLYHLIEGKSLYALYPAQYSDHYHYAPTFAALFAPIFALPYSVGLFLWQFLFAGVWVYAVYRMPLTRQQKVFAYWFGLQELFTSLVNSQTNPLIAAIPLFAFLSFEKKQPLWAAFFIVLGFNIKIYSLVAAALFLLYPQKRRFLVYMMLWGLVLGLLPLLFTSPAELLYQYEMWVRELLFKSNHDKWANTSIHRLIHLFLSPDVPTAVIIGSGVLLFCTVYVHVQRFGQRAFRLLMVASILIFQVIFNPVSESPTYITAVTGVLIWWFVGPQSTLDRILLISCFVLTVLSPSDFFPAVLRDQWTKPYALKALPCVLIWFRVIYLMHVRSPIMHSVSKSSSLINS, from the coding sequence ATGTCAGCTTTTCCCGGCCAATCCATTTTTAGTAATTACCGGTTTGTTTTCGGCGTTTACGCACTGGCCACGCTCTTTGCCAGCATCAAACTCACCATTCTGTTCAGTTCGAATAACTACAGCATCTTTTATTACTCCCTGTATCACCTGATTGAAGGTAAAAGCCTGTATGCCCTGTATCCAGCTCAGTACAGCGACCATTATCATTACGCGCCAACGTTCGCGGCTTTGTTTGCGCCCATCTTTGCTCTCCCCTACTCGGTTGGCTTATTTCTATGGCAGTTTCTGTTTGCCGGCGTGTGGGTTTACGCCGTTTACCGAATGCCGCTAACCCGACAGCAGAAGGTATTTGCGTACTGGTTCGGATTGCAGGAGTTGTTTACGTCGCTGGTCAATAGCCAGACCAATCCGCTCATAGCCGCCATTCCCCTTTTTGCCTTTCTAAGCTTTGAAAAGAAGCAGCCGCTCTGGGCCGCCTTTTTCATTGTCCTTGGGTTCAACATCAAAATCTACAGTCTGGTCGCAGCCGCTCTGTTTCTGCTGTATCCGCAGAAAAGGCGTTTCCTAGTGTACATGATGTTATGGGGCCTTGTGCTTGGGTTGTTACCCCTGCTTTTTACGTCGCCAGCCGAATTGCTCTATCAATATGAGATGTGGGTGCGGGAACTGCTGTTCAAGTCGAATCACGATAAATGGGCGAATACGTCGATTCACCGGCTTATTCACCTGTTTCTTTCTCCCGACGTGCCGACTGCGGTTATTATCGGCAGTGGAGTGCTGCTGTTCTGTACGGTTTACGTGCATGTCCAGCGGTTCGGGCAACGCGCATTCCGGTTGCTGATGGTAGCCTCCATTCTCATCTTTCAGGTTATTTTCAACCCTGTATCCGAGTCGCCTACGTACATCACGGCCGTTACCGGCGTCCTGATCTGGTGGTTCGTTGGGCCACAGTCAACCCTGGACCGTATACTTCTTATTAGTTGCTTCGTGCTTACGGTTCTTTCCCCCAGCGATTTTTTTCCGGCCGTTCTGCGGGATCAGTGGACGAAGCCCTATGCGCTTAAGGCACTGCCCTGCGTCCTGATCTGGTTCCGGGTGATTTACTTAATGCATGTACGTTCGCCGATAATGCATTCCGTTTCCAAATCGAGTTCCCTGATCAATTCATAA